The proteins below come from a single Micromonospora citrea genomic window:
- a CDS encoding TetR/AcrR family transcriptional regulator produces the protein MTAPSRRERLRSATVTEIKDGARRLLVTGGIEAISLRAIARDMGMTAPAIYRYFPSLEALVAALAGDLYDELRARLESARDDAGAEPVDRLLAMSRAFRAWSVTHPAEFGLIFGARVPGLDAFVDDCADPEHPGARFGAVFVQPIIDLWHRSPFPTPPAELLRERLGGRLEPLRLSHGDVPIEVAYAFLSGWTRLYGLVAMEVFGQLAWAVTEAEPLFELELATFAAALRGERPGGAPARPGRRTGAAPS, from the coding sequence ATGACCGCACCGTCCCGGCGCGAACGCCTGCGCTCGGCGACCGTCACCGAGATCAAGGACGGGGCACGACGGCTTCTGGTGACCGGCGGCATCGAGGCGATCTCGCTGCGGGCCATCGCCCGGGACATGGGCATGACGGCACCCGCCATCTACCGCTACTTCCCGAGCCTGGAAGCGCTGGTCGCGGCCCTCGCCGGCGACCTCTACGACGAGCTGCGGGCGCGGCTGGAGTCGGCCCGGGACGACGCCGGAGCGGAGCCGGTCGACCGGCTGCTGGCCATGAGCCGGGCGTTCCGCGCCTGGTCGGTGACCCACCCCGCCGAGTTCGGGCTGATCTTCGGCGCCCGGGTTCCGGGGCTGGACGCCTTCGTCGACGACTGCGCCGACCCCGAGCACCCCGGCGCCCGCTTCGGGGCGGTCTTCGTGCAGCCGATCATCGACCTCTGGCACCGGTCCCCCTTCCCCACCCCGCCCGCCGAGCTGCTCCGGGAGCGCCTGGGCGGACGCCTGGAACCGCTGCGGCTGAGCCACGGCGACGTGCCCATCGAGGTCGCGTACGCCTTCCTCTCCGGCTGGACCCGGCTCTACGGGCTGGTCGCCATGGAGGTCTTCGGCCAGCTCGCCTGGGCCGTCACCGAGGCCGAGCCGCTGTTCGAGCTGGAGCTGGCGACGTTCGCCGCCGCCCTGCGCGGCGAGCGACCCGGCGGGGCGCCCGCCCGGCCAGGACGGCGAACCGGCGCAGCGCCCAGCTGA
- a CDS encoding phytoene desaturase family protein, translating to MSDELPTRADVVIVGSGHNGLVSAILLARAGLDVLVLEAAEVIGGATRTENPFPKVPGLRHSTGSYLLGLMPPELLATLDVRIPVLRRDPHYFLPTPGPEGSPYLLFGSDTAATRAQLAKFFSPADVAADDALQAELAALRADLAPAWLAEPLPVEETAERYVRPALRQVLVDLVRGSVADHLARFDFRSELLVSMYAVTDGLSGLNAGPDDPGTGHNFLVHNMCRLPGSDGTWMIAEGGMGTVARTFAEAARSAGATIRTGAPVHAITLAGGAASGVVLADGREVAARVVLGACDPYRLMDLLPDGALPAPLAERMAAVRRPGTTLKLNLALTGLPRFACLPADAPSPFGSTIHLLPGSQSLVGGGESPMAALRAMWADVQAGRLPEEPTIEWYLHTTVDPSLSDGRGHHSSALFVQSVPYEPAGTTWDAALPGYVERLVAICERYAPGTGDLIADAVPLPPPGIEAHFGITGGHIHHVDNTVSFTDRMPYATGIDGVYAGSAGCHPAGSVIGAAGHNAARRILTDLTR from the coding sequence ATGAGCGACGAGCTGCCGACCCGGGCCGACGTGGTGATCGTCGGGTCCGGGCACAACGGCCTGGTGTCCGCGATCCTGCTCGCCCGCGCCGGGCTCGACGTGCTGGTCCTGGAGGCCGCCGAGGTGATCGGCGGGGCCACCCGCACCGAGAACCCGTTTCCGAAGGTGCCCGGGCTCCGCCACTCCACCGGCTCCTACCTGCTCGGGCTGATGCCGCCGGAGCTGCTCGCCACGCTCGACGTGCGCATCCCGGTGCTGCGCCGCGACCCGCACTACTTCCTGCCCACGCCCGGCCCCGAGGGCTCGCCGTACCTGCTCTTCGGCAGCGACACGGCGGCCACCCGGGCGCAGCTCGCGAAGTTCTTCTCTCCCGCCGACGTGGCCGCCGACGACGCCCTCCAGGCCGAGCTGGCCGCGCTGCGCGCCGACCTCGCGCCGGCCTGGCTGGCCGAGCCGCTGCCGGTCGAGGAGACCGCCGAGCGGTACGTCCGGCCGGCACTGCGGCAGGTGCTCGTCGACCTGGTCCGCGGCTCGGTCGCCGACCACCTGGCCCGCTTCGACTTCCGCTCCGAGCTGCTGGTCAGCATGTACGCGGTCACCGACGGCCTGTCCGGGCTCAACGCCGGGCCCGACGACCCGGGCACCGGCCACAACTTCCTCGTGCACAACATGTGCCGCCTCCCCGGCTCCGACGGCACGTGGATGATCGCCGAGGGCGGGATGGGCACGGTGGCGCGCACCTTCGCCGAGGCGGCGCGGTCGGCCGGCGCGACGATCCGCACCGGAGCGCCGGTACACGCGATCACCCTGGCCGGCGGCGCGGCCAGCGGCGTGGTCCTCGCCGACGGGCGGGAGGTGGCCGCCAGGGTGGTCCTCGGCGCGTGCGACCCGTACCGGCTGATGGACCTGCTGCCCGACGGGGCGCTCCCGGCGCCGCTGGCCGAGCGGATGGCGGCGGTCCGCCGGCCCGGCACCACCCTCAAGCTCAACCTGGCGCTGACCGGGCTGCCGCGCTTCGCCTGCCTGCCGGCCGACGCGCCGAGCCCGTTCGGGTCGACCATCCACCTGCTGCCCGGCTCGCAGTCGCTGGTCGGCGGCGGCGAGTCGCCGATGGCGGCGCTGCGCGCCATGTGGGCCGACGTCCAGGCGGGGCGGCTGCCCGAGGAGCCGACCATCGAGTGGTACCTGCACACCACCGTCGACCCGTCACTCTCCGACGGTCGGGGCCACCACTCCTCCGCGCTCTTCGTCCAGTCGGTCCCCTACGAGCCGGCCGGCACCACGTGGGACGCGGCGCTGCCCGGCTACGTCGAGCGGCTGGTCGCGATCTGCGAGCGGTACGCCCCGGGCACCGGCGACCTGATCGCCGACGCCGTGCCGCTGCCGCCGCCCGGCATCGAGGCGCACTTCGGCATCACCGGCGGGCACATCCACCACGTCGACAACACCGTCTCGTTCACCGATCGGATGCCGTACGCCACCGGCATCGACGGCGTCTACGCCGGCAGCGCCGGCTGCCACCCCGCCGGCAGTGTCATCGGCGCCGCCGGCCACAACGCCGCCCGCCGCATCCTCACCGACCTGACCCGCTGA